One stretch of Numidum massiliense DNA includes these proteins:
- a CDS encoding ABC transporter permease, whose amino-acid sequence MGMSDFLPKIPLDEWMEEFVAWLQTNFQSFFDFFSNVVEPTVDFFVDALNILPSLYTIAILALLAWWLSNWRIALFTFVGFLLIDNLGYWHNSTQTIALVLAATALSIIFGVPLGILCGKNDMAKKIVTPILDFMQTMPAFVYLVPAVIFFSLGAVPGVIASVIFAMPPTIRMTNLGIRQVPEELVEASDAFGSTPMQKLFKVQLPLAKTTIMAGINQTIMLALSMVVIASMIGAKGLGVDVLQAVQRIEVGTGFEAGLAIVIIAVVFDRVTQNVGSRKQKNGNGR is encoded by the coding sequence ATGGGGATGAGTGATTTCCTCCCGAAAATCCCGCTCGACGAGTGGATGGAAGAGTTCGTCGCTTGGCTGCAAACGAACTTCCAGTCGTTCTTTGATTTCTTTAGCAACGTCGTCGAACCGACCGTCGACTTTTTTGTCGATGCGCTCAACATACTCCCGTCGTTGTATACAATTGCCATTTTAGCGCTCCTCGCCTGGTGGTTGAGTAATTGGCGTATCGCGCTGTTTACGTTTGTCGGTTTTTTACTCATCGATAATTTAGGTTACTGGCACAACAGCACACAGACGATTGCACTCGTGCTGGCGGCGACAGCGCTCTCGATCATCTTTGGCGTGCCCCTCGGCATTTTATGCGGGAAAAACGATATGGCTAAAAAAATCGTCACCCCCATCTTAGACTTTATGCAGACGATGCCGGCGTTCGTCTACTTAGTACCGGCGGTCATCTTCTTTAGTTTAGGGGCAGTACCCGGTGTCATCGCCTCCGTCATTTTCGCTATGCCCCCAACAATCCGCATGACGAACTTGGGCATTCGCCAAGTGCCGGAGGAACTCGTCGAAGCGTCGGACGCGTTCGGTTCAACGCCGATGCAAAAACTGTTTAAAGTACAGTTGCCGTTAGCGAAGACGACAATTATGGCTGGTATCAACCAGACGATTATGTTAGCTCTTTCGATGGTCGTCATCGCCTCGATGATCGGGGCGAAAGGTTTAGGTGTCGACGTGTTACAAGCGGTGCAGCGCATTGAAGTCGGTACGGGCTTTGAAGCGGGTCTCGCCATCGTCATCATCGCGGTCGTGTTTGACCGCGTGACGCAAAACGTCGGCAGTCGTAAGCAAAAAAATGGGAATGGGAGATGA
- a CDS encoding glycine betaine ABC transporter substrate-binding protein has protein sequence MRKSLIVSLVLLLAVGMVLSACSSSSDNATPEGEKDAGKVEGKKDDKAAKGDGGEEGGNVKLVYVNWDSETASTNVIKKVLEDEGFNVEITAVDNAPMWAAVADGSADGMVAAWLPATHKGPFAKYGDQVVDLGVNLEGAKIGLVVPEYVDIKSIEEMNKHKDKFNKKIVGIEPGAGVMEATENAIKDYNLELELQQSSSAAMTAELTRAIGKKEWIAVTGWTPHWKFAKYDLKYLEDPKGIFGDTESIHTIVRKGLKEEMPRVYEILDNFSWTVEDMEAVMLKIEEGESPEKAAEAWVKDNPDKVKEWTGK, from the coding sequence TTGCGTAAATCGTTAATCGTTAGTTTAGTGCTACTACTAGCAGTCGGAATGGTGTTATCTGCGTGTAGCAGCTCCAGCGACAACGCGACGCCGGAAGGGGAAAAAGACGCAGGTAAAGTAGAAGGAAAGAAAGACGACAAAGCGGCAAAAGGTGACGGCGGCGAAGAAGGAGGAAACGTGAAACTCGTCTACGTCAACTGGGATTCGGAAACGGCCAGTACGAACGTGATCAAAAAAGTACTCGAAGACGAAGGGTTTAATGTCGAGATTACCGCTGTCGACAACGCGCCGATGTGGGCCGCGGTCGCTGACGGCAGTGCGGACGGAATGGTCGCCGCGTGGTTGCCCGCGACACATAAAGGACCTTTTGCCAAATACGGTGACCAAGTCGTCGATTTAGGTGTCAACCTAGAAGGAGCGAAAATCGGGCTTGTCGTTCCGGAATACGTCGACATTAAATCGATCGAAGAGATGAACAAGCACAAGGATAAATTTAACAAAAAAATTGTCGGGATCGAGCCGGGTGCCGGCGTGATGGAAGCAACGGAAAATGCGATTAAAGATTACAACCTCGAGCTAGAGTTACAGCAAAGTTCGAGTGCTGCGATGACGGCTGAACTGACGCGAGCGATCGGAAAAAAAGAGTGGATCGCCGTAACCGGCTGGACCCCGCACTGGAAATTTGCTAAGTATGACCTAAAGTATTTGGAAGATCCGAAAGGCATTTTTGGCGACACTGAAAGCATTCATACGATCGTGCGCAAAGGGCTAAAAGAAGAAATGCCGCGCGTCTATGAAATTCTAGACAACTTCAGCTGGACGGTAGAAGATATGGAAGCAGTCATGTTGAAGATCGAAGAAGGCGAGTCTCCGGAAAAAGCAGCGGAGGCATGGGTGAAAGATAACCCAGACAAAGTGAAAGAGTGGACCGGGAAGTAA
- a CDS encoding TcaA 3rd/4th domain-containing protein produces the protein MKDEYDEEGERTCVRVAFFFCGEGLEIDPITRNGKVKVHGEKEFTWGISKSEEVIIDQEQEGLFKERQVLIAFDPEVKKWFVKEVSNWSSSGMLLDTFACTREKNVSKR, from the coding sequence ATGAAGGATGAGTATGACGAAGAAGGTGAGCGTACATGCGTACGTGTCGCCTTCTTTTTTTGTGGCGAAGGTCTTGAAATTGATCCGATTACTAGAAACGGGAAGGTTAAAGTGCACGGAGAGAAGGAATTTACGTGGGGCATTTCCAAAAGCGAGGAAGTCATCATCGATCAAGAGCAGGAAGGGCTATTTAAAGAACGTCAAGTTTTAATTGCTTTTGATCCAGAAGTGAAAAAGTGGTTCGTAAAAGAAGTATCGAATTGGTCTTCGAGCGGTATGCTTTTAGATACTTTTGCTTGTACTAGAGAAAAAAATGTGTCCAAAAGGTGA